From a region of the Methanolobus tindarius DSM 2278 genome:
- a CDS encoding CBS domain-containing protein, translating into MDVKDVMNTEVVTCSPDTSIREVAQLLKKEKISGLPVVDDGKVVGIVSEGDILALLEVPEHGGLWLPSPFEVIEVPIRELLNWEETKDMLEDFGSKPIREIMTKSVYAVGPDTYIEDASTILSKHKINRLPVVDGDGTLVGIVTRGDIIAGLGQL; encoded by the coding sequence ATGGACGTAAAAGATGTAATGAACACTGAAGTTGTTACCTGCTCACCGGACACCTCAATAAGGGAAGTAGCACAACTCCTTAAGAAGGAAAAGATCAGTGGTCTTCCGGTAGTGGACGACGGCAAAGTAGTTGGCATTGTTTCAGAAGGAGACATTCTCGCACTGCTTGAGGTTCCGGAACATGGAGGTCTCTGGCTTCCAAGTCCTTTTGAGGTTATCGAAGTTCCAATCAGAGAGTTGCTCAACTGGGAAGAGACAAAAGACATGCTTGAGGATTTTGGTTCAAAACCTATCAGGGAAATAATGACCAAGAGTGTTTATGCAGTAGGTCCTGACACATACATCGAAGATGCTTCCACAATCCTTAGCAAGCACAAGATAAACCGCCTTCCAGTAGTGGACGGGGACGGCACGCTTGTGGGTATTGTAACACGTGGTGACATCATCGCTGGTCTTGGTCAATTGTGA